A portion of the Magnolia sinica isolate HGM2019 chromosome 17, MsV1, whole genome shotgun sequence genome contains these proteins:
- the LOC131231512 gene encoding putative receptor protein kinase ZmPK1 yields MTMHHTKPLQSFYIFFFFTYIALPSLSSSIESLRGGSSLSVERPDNILVSPDGTFSAGFHPIGDNAYFFAIWFNQSTIFTPVWMANRDYPVNGRRSILSLRRDGNLILRDGRRSTIWTTNTTSNSSVQLRLENTGNLILQKSQENVTLWQSFDFPTDTVLPQQLLTKSSKLISSRSRTNYSSGFYSLYFDNDNILRLLYNGPTISSVYWPDPGSVSWNVGRTTYNNSRIAIFDPLGQFHSSDDLKFISSDFGLGPKRRLTMDFDGNVRLYSLNEKNGTWAVSWQAITRSCTIHGLCGPNGVCNHAPERRCTCLPGFKVKDPTDWSQGCEPTFNLSCDTNASSFFSIAKVDYYGYDFNYTENLTLEQCKNICLQLCSCKAFMYHMDGLGRCYPKTLLLNGYRELSFSGIMYIKVPRNRTFSRENFTDGIKLKCSPKAPIELPRTYERKQENISIKYILFFVSALGGVELVFILIGCWYMFINNHDSNAIEQGYLFAATGFKKFSYDELKKATGNFSEEIGRGGAGVVYKGVLSDQRVVAIKRLEGIDQGEAEFLAEVSTIGRINHMNLIQMWGFCAEGKHRLLVYEYMEHGSLAENLFSNSLDWVKLFEIAIGTAKGLAYLHEECLEWVLHCDIKPQNILLDGDYKPKVADFGLSKLLDRRRNDRSSFSTVRGTRGYMAPEWILNLPITSKVDVYSYGIVMLEMVTGRRATGFHDLDEGGEGGGRLVPWVRDVMNGGASSEQRSIEEIMDPRIDSGYDLVKMELLVRVALQCVEEERDARPTMSQVAEMLLGHENNHEGCEGSSHEFG; encoded by the coding sequence ATGACCATGCATCACACAAAGCCCCTACAAAGCTTCtacatctttttcttctttaccTACATAGCTCTTCCTTCCCTCTCTTCCTCCATTGAAAGCTTGAGAGGTGGATCATCGCTATCCGTCGAGAGACCTGATAATATTCTCGTTTCACCAGATGGCACCTTCTCTGCCGGATTCCACCCGATCGGTGACAACGCTTATTTCTTCGCAATATGGTTCAACCAATCAACCATCTTCACACCCGTTTGGATGGCGAATCGTGACTACCCAGTTAATGGAAGACGCTCCATTCTTTCCCTACGGCGAGACGGAAATCTCATCTTAAGAGACGGTAGGCGATCCACCATTTGGACTACAAACACTACCTCGAATTCCTCAGTGCAATTACGCCTTGAGAACACAGGAAATCTCATCCTCCAAAAGTCTCAAGAAAATGTTACGCTCTGGCAAAGCTTTGATTTCCCAACGGATACTGTCCTTCCACAACAACTACTCACCAAGAGCTCGAAGCTTATTTCGTCTAGAAGCCGAACTAATTACTCTTCAGGTTTTTACTCTCTCTACTTCGATAATGACAACATTCTACGCCTACTATACAATGGTCCCACCATATCGAGCGTGTATTGGCCGGACCCTGGGAGCGTTAGCTGGAATGTTGGACGAACAACCTACAACAATAGTAGGATTGCTATCTTCGATCCTCTCGGCCAATTCCATTCTTCTGATGACTTGAAATTCATTAGTTCGGATTTTGGGCTAGGACCCAAAAGAAGGCTAACCATGGATTTCGATGGGAATGTTCGGCTCTACAGCTTAAATGAGAAGAACGGGACTTGGGCAGTTTCATGGCAAGCCATCACAAGATCATGCACCATCCATGGCCTATGCGGGCCCAACGGGGTCTGTAACCATGCTCCTGAAAGGAGATGTACATGTCTGCCTGGGTTCAAGGTGAAAGACCCCACCGACTGGTCGCAGGGTTGTGAGCCCACCTTTAATCTCTCATGTGACACTAATGCTTCATCATTTTTCAGTATCGCTAAGGTCGATTACTATGGCTATGATTTCAACTACACTGAAAATTTAACTCTGGAACAATGCAAGAACATATGCTTGCAGTTGTGTTCTTGTAAAGCTTTCATGTACCACATGGACGGGCTAGGCCGGTGTTACCCGAAGACATTGTTGCTCAATGGCTACCGGGAATTATCTTTCTCAGGgatcatgtatatcaaagtgcCGAGAAACAGGACCTTCTCCAGAGAAAACTTCACAGACGGAATCAAATTGAAGTGTTCACCGAAGGCTCCCATCGAATTGCCCAGGACATATGAAAGAAAGCAAGAGAACATCTCCATTAAAtacattttgttttttgtttctgCACTTGGTGGAGTCGAGCTAGTCTTTATACTCATCGGATGTTGGTACATGTTCATAAATAACCATGACTCAAATGCCATTGAACAAGGGTACCTCTTTGCTGCGACTGGATTCAAGAAATTCAGTTATGATGAGTTAAAGAAGGCGACGGGGAATTTCAGTGAAGAAATAGGAAGAGGGGGAGCGGGAGTCGTATACAAAGGAGTGTTGTCAGATCAACGGGTTGTGGCCATCAAGCGGCTGGAAGGAATCGATCAAGGGGAAGCGGAATTTCTCGCCGAGGTGAGTACTATTGGGCGGATCAATCACATGAACTTGATACAGATGTGGGGTTTTTGCGCGGAAGGGAAACATAGGCTTTTGGTGTATGAATACATGGAGCATGGATCCTTAGCTGAGAATCTCTTCTCCAATTCTCTTGATTGGGTGAAGCTGTTCGAAATTGCCATAGGGACTGCAAAAGGCTTAGCTTATCTGCATGAGGAGTGCCTTGAGTGGGTCCTACATTGCGACATTAAGCCACAGAACATACTATTGGACGGTGACTACAAGCCGAAGGTGGCCGATTTTGGCTTGTCCAAGCTGTTGGATCGACGCAGGAATGATAGATCGAGCTTCTCAACGGTTAGAGGAACGAGAGGCTACATGGCTCCGGAATGGATCTTGAATCTTCCGATCACGTCAAAGGTTGATGTATACAGCTATGGGATTGTTATGTTGGAGATGGTGACTGGAAGGAGGGCGACCGGATTCCATGACCTGGATGAGGGAGGTGAAGGAGGTGGACGGTTGGTACCATGGGTGAGGGATGTGATGAATGGTGGGGCCAGTTCCGAGCAACGTAGCATTGAAGAAATCATGGACCCCAGGATTGATAGTGGGTATGATTTGGTTAAGATGGAACTTCTTGTTAGAGTGGCTTTGCAATGTGTGGAGGAGGAAAGAGATGCAAGGCCCACCATGAGCCAAGTTGCAGAGATGCTCCTTGGTCATGAAAACAACCATGAGGGATGTGAAGGGTCCTCGCACGAGTTTGGCTAG